In Saccharomyces cerevisiae S288C chromosome XV, complete sequence, the following proteins share a genomic window:
- the ALG8 gene encoding dolichyl-P-Glc:Glc1Man(9)GlcNAc(2)-PP-dolichol alpha-1,3-glucosyltransferase (Glucosyl transferase; involved in N-linked glycosylation; adds glucose to the dolichol-linked oligosaccharide precursor prior to transfer to protein during lipid-linked oligosaccharide biosynthesis; similar to Alg6p; human homolog ALG8 can complement yeast null mutant): MKGDRSRQNMAVTKKAKLKKNDEPKKVLKTAATEKGEGSKRYSLWNFWISTLFLKLLLIPDYFSTDFDVHRNWLAITNKLPISEWYYEHTSQWTLDYPPFFAYFEWFLSQFVPKSVRDDGCLDIVEIGKFGLPTIVFQRLTVIFSEILLFVILQIYINTTKLSERSQSFVVASSIVLSPGFLIIDHIHFQYNGFLFAILIGSIVAAKNKRYILCAVLYTTAICFKHIFLYLAPCYFVFLLRAYVLNVNNFKFKSYKDFLFLIRWANLLKLATVVVGIFTICFLPFAHQMPQVLSRLFPFSRGLTHAYWAPNFWALYSFMDKILTTVMLKLPYVHTFATKFIKPPLIPQNIKEINERLAANNNGSKGLVQDVFFVILPQIPPKLTFILTIFYQVLAVLPLLFDPSFKRFVGSLTLCGLASFLFGWHVHEKAIMLVIIPFTFLVGFDRRLLVPFMLVASAGYVSLYPLLYKGQDFFIKTLYTYVWCIIYFAAFRKTTKISSSVERRIFFLDRLALTYIFSLLPIVTVLQILDEVKWRYSFLQKFEFLGLMIYSVYCSLGIISSWFALSWLYNFDELLWQ, from the coding sequence ATGAAAGGTGATCGTTCGAGGCAAAATATGGCTGTGACAAAGAAGGcaaagttaaaaaaaaatgacgaGCCAAAAAAGGTTTTGAAGACTGCCGCGACCGAAAAAGGTGAGGGATCCAAGCGCTACTCCTTATGGAATTTCTGGATAAGCACATTGTTTTTAAAATTACTATTGATTCCTGACTACTTCAGTACAGATTTTGACGTTCATAGAAATTGGCTGGCAATCACCAATAAATTGCCCATCAGCGAATGGTATTATGAGCACACTAGTCAATGGACATTGGATTATCCGCCATTTTTTGCTTATTTTGAATGGTTTTTATCGCAATTTGTTCCTAAATCTGTACGTGATGACGGTTGTTTGGATATAGTGGAGATCGGAAAGTTCGGTTTGCCAACAATCGTTTTCCAACGACTCACTGTCATCTTCAGCGAAATTCTTCTATTTGTCATCCTTCAAATATACATTAATACTACAAAGCTAAGTGAAAGATCTCAAAGTTTTGTGGTTGCTTCTAGCATTGTACTATCACCCGGGTTTTTAATAATAGATCACATTCACTTCCAATATaatggttttctttttgcgATTCTAATAGGCTCCATTGTCGCCGCCAAGAATAAGAGATACATCTTGTGCGCTGTTCTGTATACTACAGCCATATGTTTCAAgcatatatttttatatttggCGCCATGTTATTTCGTGTTTTTATTGAGAGCATACGTTCTCAATGTCAACAATTTCAAGTTTAAAAGTTACaaagattttttgttcCTGATAAGATGGGCAAATCTTTTGAAGTTGGCTACCGTTGTTGTTGGAATTTTCACTATTTGTTTCCTTCCATTTGCTCATCAAATGCCGCAAGTGTTGAGCAGGTTATTCCCATTCTCAAGAGGACTGACGCATGCATATTGGGCACCAAATTTCTGGGCGTTGTATTCTTTTATGGATAAAATACTCACTACGGTAATGTTGAAATTACCGTACGTCCACACTTTTGctacaaaatttattaaaCCTCCTCTGATCCCTCAGAATATCAAGGAAATTAATGAAAGGCTCGCGGCAAACAACAATGGAAGTAAAGGTCTAGTTCAAGACgtattttttgttattctCCCTCAAATTCCTCCAAAATTAACGTTTATTTTGACGATATTTTACCAGGTCTTAGCAGTACTTCCACTTTTGTTTGATCCATCGTTCAAAAGATTTGTTGGCTCGTTGACTCTCTGTGGGTTGGCATCGTTTTTGTTCGGGTGGCATGTGCATGAGAAAGCTATAATGCTAGTCATCATTCCGTTCACATTTCTTGTTGGATTTGATCGTCGTCTTTTGGTACCGTTTATGTTAGTTGCCTCAGCTGGTTATGTTTCCTTGTATCCTCTTCTGTACAAAGGccaagattttttcattaaaacATTATACACTTATGTTTGGTGTATAATTTATTTTGCCGCTTTTAGAAAAACTACGAAGATTTCTTCAAGTGTAGAAAGAagaatctttttcttggatAGGTTGGCATTAACGTACATCTTTTCATTGTTACCAATCGTCACCGTATTACAAATATTGGATGAAGTCAAGTGGAGATATTcatttttgcaaaaatttgaattcttAGGATTAATGATATATAGTGTCTATTGTTCATTAGGTATAATCAGCTCGTGGTTTGCCTTATCGTGGTTATATAATTTTGACGAATTACTATGGCAGTGA
- the MSA1 gene encoding Msa1p (Activator of G1-specific transcription factors MBF and SBF; involved in regulation of the timing of G1-specific gene transcription and cell cycle initiation; localization is cell-cycle dependent and regulated by Cdc28p phosphorylation; MSA1 has a paralog, MSA2, that arose from the whole genome duplication), protein MDKSMIKKRGRPPITKDYPNPLQSPMAHSSMQVQKQGPHSFAKPLMKVGQSSPSPNKRRLSIDHHHNLAATTRKGRYRGVLLSTPTKKSSTNGSTPISTPSSNDSYNNTVFSETRKTFLQSSPPIMTSSPAFQKKNDYMFPSQEQFKLSLTITESGKAVIAGSLPFSPSSKSSHLMNNNNKKIMQNEKIHKGSKKNAPKFEKRRILSLLKQMKNEKYCDTDTLPEAPPAKPSRSDIIDTELPTIIETSASPIGSARNNNILLSQPPQSPPSSAQLKPPSTPKSSLQFRMGFTPNVALNSVSLSDTISKSTNAVGASNNNNQNGNSISNIADANTLLTLTNSPGVFLSPRNKMLPKSTTASNEQQQEFVFKFSSGDPLLLTDDADGNWPEMLFNVSNTPRRQKCFNTPPSWINFGSPGLFSPPRSSNVMVNGTTVATASDSGNVHRQLQAQLEAQVQVQSQSNSPTQRQQQQRQFQIPPPHINMNSSPPQINIASPPHQSMSRVSSIYFNKEKTTTGVANMLGNTKSENLQPPANLFTAAHGPSTPRNQEFQLPTLIECTPLIQQTMNGSLGTKYIPGTSISNSATPNLHGFPVGTGKAPSSFDDSLKQNPYSNKQDDARTALKRLIDDQ, encoded by the coding sequence ATGGATAAAAGcatgatcaaaaaaagaggcaGGCCTCCCATCACCAAAGATTATCCCAATCCCCTACAAAGCCCCATGGCGCATTCTTCAATGCAGGTTCAGAAGCAGGGGCCTCACAGTTTTGCCAAACCTTTGATGAAAGTGGGGCAATCTAGTCCATCCCCGAATAAAAGAAGACTCAGCATCGATCATCATCATAATTTGGCGGCAACTACGAGAAAGGGCAGATACAGGGGCGTTCTTCTTTCTACTCCCACCAAGAAATCGAGCACTAATGGCTCTACGCCGATCTCTACCCCGTCTTCGAATGACAGCTATAATAACACGGTGTTTTCTGAAACAAGGAAAACCTTTCTTCAGAGTTCGCCGCCTATCATGACGTCTTCTCCAgctttccaaaagaaaaatgactACATGTTTCCTTCACAGGAACAATTCAAACTTTCTTTAACCATTACCGAAAGTGGGAAGGCCGTTATTGCAGGATCTTTGCCTTTCTCTCCATCGTCAAAATCGTCTCATTTAatgaacaataataataaaaagatcatgcaaaatgaaaaaattcacaaaggaagcaagaaaaatgcaCCCAAGTTTGAGAAGAGACGTATTCTTTCTCTCTTAAAACAGATGAAGAATGAGAAATATTGTGATACTGATACGCTCCCCGAAGCACCTCCAGCGAAACCAAGCAGATCTGACATCATCGACACAGAATTGCCGACTATCATAGAAACTTCAGCTTCTCCAATAGGCAGTGCTAGAAACAATAATATACTGCTTTCGCAACCACCACAATCACCCCCTTCAAGCGCGCAACTTAAGCCCCCATCCACTCCAAAGAGTTCTCTACAATTCAGGATGGGATTTACTCCCAATGTTGCACTAAATTCCGTATCATTAAGTGATACTATATCCAAATCTACAAATGCTGTGGGTGCcagcaataataacaatcaGAACGGTAATTCCATTAGCAATATCGCGGATGCTAATACTTTACTTACCTTGACTAATAGCCCGGGAGTTTTCTTATCACCTCGAAACAAAATGTTGCCCAAGTCGACTACTGCATCTAACGAACAACAGCAGGAATTCGTGTTTAAGTTTTCAAGTGGTGACCCGTTATTGCTTACTGACGACGCAGATGGGAATTGGCCAGAAATGCTGTTCAATGTATCTAATACGCCCAGACGtcaaaaatgttttaaCACACCTCCTTCATGGATAAACTTTGGTTCACCTGGATTATTCAGCCCACCAAGAAGCTCTAATGTCATGGTAAATGGCACCACTGTAGCCACCGCATCGGATAGCGGCAACGTCCATAGACAATTACAAGCTCAATTGGAGGCGCAAGTGCAAGTGCAATCGCAATCCAATTCTCCTACTCAAAggcaacaacaacagcgtcaatttcaaataccCCCACCTCACATAAACATGAACTCTTCCCCGCCACAAATCAATATCGCTTCCCCACCTCATCAATCTATGTCTCGGGTGTCATCTATTTACttcaacaaagaaaaaaccaCAACAGGGGTAGCAAATATGCTAGGTAACACCAAAAGCGAAAACTTACAGCCGCCGGCGAATTTATTTACCGCTGCCCATGGACCTTCAACTCCTagaaatcaagaatttCAATTACCCACTTTGATTGAATGCACTCCATTAATCCAGCAAACCATGAATGGCTCATTAGGAACCAAATACATACCAGGTACTTCAATTTCGAACAGTGCAACTCCTAATTTACACGGGTTCCCTGTTGGAACCGGGAAAGCTCCCTCTAGCTTTGACGATTCACTAAAACAAAACCCGTACAGCAACAAACAGGATGATGCTAGAACTGCCTTGAAAAGATTAATCGATGATCAGTGA
- the VPS5 gene encoding sorting nexin 1 (Nexin-1 homolog; required for localizing membrane proteins from a prevacuolar/late endosomal compartment back to late Golgi; structural component of retromer membrane coat complex; forms a retromer subcomplex with Vps17p; required for recruiting the retromer complex to the endosome membranes; VPS5 has a paralog, YKR078W, that arose from the whole genome duplication) encodes MDYEDNLEAPVWDELNHEGDKTQSLVSNSIESIGQISTNEERKDNELLETTASFADKIDLDSAPEWKDPGLSVAGNPQLEEHDNSKADDLINSLAPEQDPIADLKNSTTQFIATRESGGALFTGNANSPLVFDDTIYDANTSPNTSKSISGRRSGKPRILFDSARAQRNSKRNHSLKAKRTTASDDTIKTPFTDPLKKAEKENEFVEEPLDDRNERRENNEGKFTASVEKNILEQVDRPLYNLPQTGANISSPAEVEENSEKFGKTKIGSKVPPTEKAVAFKVEVKDPVKVGELTSIHVEYTVISESSLLELKYAQVSRRYRDFRWLYRQLQNNHWGKVIPPPPEKQSVGSFKENFIENRRFQMESMLKKICQDPVLQKDKDFLLFLTSDDFSSESKKRAFLTGSGAINDSNDLSEVRISEIQLLGAEDAAEVLKNGGIDAESHKGFMSISFSSLPKYNEADEFFIEKKQKIDELEDNLKKLSKSLEMVDTSRNTLAASTEEFSSMVETLASLNVSEPNSELLNNFADVHKSIKSSLERSSLQETLTMGVMLDDYIRSLASVKAIFNQRSKLGYFLVVIENDMNKKHSQLGKLGQNIHSEKFREMRKEFQTLERRYNLTKKQWQAVGDKIKDEFQGFSTDKIREFRNGMEISLEAAIESQKECIELWETFYQTNL; translated from the coding sequence ATGGACTACGAGGATAATCTAGAAGCACCTGTTTGGGACGAACTAAATCATGAGGGAGATAAAACTCAGAGCCTCGTTTCaaattcaattgaatcaaTTGGTCAAATAtctacaaatgaagaaagaaaagacaaTGAGCTTTTAGAGACCACAGCTTCATTTGCGGACAAGATAGACTTGGATAGTGCGCCAGAATGGAAAGACCCTGGTTTGTCGGTGGCTGGTAATCCGCAACTAGAGGAGCATGACAATTCCAAAGCTGACGATCTTATTAATTCTTTAGCCCCTGAACAGGATCCGATTGCTGATCTCAAGAATAGCACTACACAATTTATTGCAACAAGAGAATCCGGTGGCGCATTGTTCACTGGAAACGCCAACTCTCCCTTAGTTTTTGACGATACGATATACGATGCTAACACTTCACCAAATACTTCAAAAAGCATCTCTGGAAGAAGATCCGGCAAACCACGAATTCTGTTTGATTCCGCCAGAGCTCAAAGAAACTCCAAACGCAACCATTCTCTGAAAGCGAAGAGAACAACTGCTTCCGATGATACCATCAAAACACCCTTTACTGATCCCTTAAAGAAAGCtgaaaaagagaatgaatttgttgaagagCCATTGGACGATAGGAATGAAAGGAGAGAAAACAATGAGGGCAAGTTCACAGCttctgttgaaaaaaatatcctTGAGCAAGTGGACAGGCCTTTATACAATCTTCCTCAGACAGGTGCTAATATTTCAAGTCCTGCTGAGGTCGAGGAAAACTCAGAAAAGTTTGGAAAAACCAAGATTGGCTCAAAGGTGCCACCAACCGAAAAGGCTGTGGCTTTCAAAGTTGAAGTTAAAGACCCGGTCAAAGTAGGAGAGCTAACATCCATTCATGTGGAGTATACTGTAATCAGTGAATCATCATTACTTGAGCTAAAATATGCACAGGTAAGCAGGCGTTACAGAGATTTCAGGTGGCTATATCGTCAATTGCAGAACAACCATTGGGGTAAAGTAataccaccaccaccagAGAAGCAATCAGTAGGCAGTTTTAAggaaaatttcattgaaaatagaagatttcaaatggaaagcatgttaaaaaaaatatgtcaagATCCGGTTCTACAAAAGGACAAAGATTTTCTACTCTTTTTGACAAGTGATGACTTTAGTTCAGAGTCTAAAAAAAGGGCATTTTTGACTGGATCTGGCGCTATTAATGATAGCAACGATCTGTCAGAAGTCCGGATAAGTGAGATACAACTACTAGGTGCAGAGGATGCTGCCGAGGTCTTAAAAAATGGGGGTATCGACGCGGAATCGCACAAGGGATTTATGAGTATATCGTTTTCATCACTGCCCAAGTACAACGAGGCAGATGAATTCTTTAtcgaaaagaaacaaaagattGATGAACTGGAAgataatttaaaaaaattgagcaAATCTTTGGAAATGGTCGACACCTCAAGAAACACCCTGGCTGCATCAACAGAAGAATTCTCTAGTATGGTAGAAACCCTAGCGTCTTTGAACGTGAGTGAACCTAATTCGGAACTGCTGAATAATTTTGCTGATGTTCATAAAAGCATAAAAAGCTCTCTTGAGAGAAGCTCTTTGCAAGAGACTTTGACGATGGGTGTGATGCTGGACGACTATATTAGGTCATTGGCAAGCGTAAAAGCAATTTTCAATCAGAGATCCAAATTGGGGTATTTCTTGGTAGTAATAGAAAATGACATGAATAAGAAACACTCACAATTGGGCAAATTGGgtcaaaatattcattcAGAAAAATTCAGAGAAATGAGAAAGGAATTTCAAACATTGGAGAGAAGGTATAACCttacaaaaaaacaatggcAAGCGGTAGGagataaaataaaagatgAATTCCAAGGTTTCTCTACTGATAAAATTCGGGAATTCCGAAACGGCATGGAAATATCACTAGAAGCGGCCATTGAATCTCAAAAAGAATGCATCGAGCTTTGGGAGACATTCTACCAAACCAATCTTTAG
- the CYT1 gene encoding ubiquinol--cytochrome-c reductase catalytic subunit CYT1 (Cytochrome c1; component of the mitochondrial respiratory chain; expression is regulated by the heme-activated, glucose-repressed Hap2p/3p/4p/5p CCAAT-binding complex) — protein sequence MFSNLSKRWAQRTLSKSFYSTATGAASKSGKLTQKLVTAGVAAAGITASTLLYADSLTAEAMTAAEHGLHAPAYAWSHNGPFETFDHASIRRGYQVYREVCAACHSLDRVAWRTLVGVSHTNEEVRNMAEEFEYDDEPDEQGNPKKRPGKLSDYIPGPYPNEQAARAANQGALPPDLSLIVKARHGGCDYIFSLLTGYPDEPPAGVALPPGSNYNPYFPGGSIAMARVLFDDMVEYEDGTPATTSQMAKDVTTFLNWCAEPEHDERKRLGLKTVIILSSLYLLSIWVKKFKWAGIKTRKFVFNPPKPRK from the coding sequence ATGTTTTCAAATCTATCTAAACGTTGGGCTCAAAGGACCCTCTCGAAAAGTTTCTACTCTACCGCAACAGGTGCTGCTAGTAAATCTGGCAAGCTTACTCAAAAGCTCGTTACAGCGGGTGTTGCTGCCGCCGGTATCACCGCATCGACTTTACTCTATGCAGACTCCTTAACTGCCGAAGCTATGACCGCAGCTGAACACGGATTGCACGCCCCAGCATATGCTTGGTCCCACAATGGGCCTTTTGAAACATTTGATCATGCATCCATTAGAAGAGGTTACCAGGTTTACCGTGAAGTTTGTGCCGCCTGCCATTCTCTTGACAGAGTTGCTTGGAGAACTTTGGTTGGTGTTTCTCATACCAACGAAGAGGTTCGTAATATGGCCGAAGAATTTGAATACGATGACGAACCTGATGAACAAGGTAACCCTAAAAAGAGACCAGGTAAGTTGTCCGATTACATCCCTGGCCCATACCCAAACGAACAGGCTGCAAGAGCTGCCAATCAAGGTGCCTTGCCACCTGATCTATCTTTGATCGTGAAAGCTAGACACGGTGGTTGTGACTacattttctctttgttGACCGGTTATCCTGATGAACCTCCTGCTGGTGTGGCTTTACCACCAGGTTCTAATTATAACCCTTACTTCCCAGGTGGTTCCATTGCAATGGCAAGAGTCTTGTTTGATGACATGGTTGAGTACGAAGATGGTACCCCCGCAACGACATCTCAAATGGCAAAGGACGTTACCACCTTTTTAAACTGGTGTGCCGAACCTGAACATGACGAAAGAAAGAGATTGGGTTTGAAAACGGTGATAATCTTATCATCTTTGTATTTGCTATCTATCTGGGTGAAGAAGTTCAAATGGGCCGGTATCAAAACCAGAAAATTCGTTTTCAATCCACCAAAACCAAGAAAGTAG
- the VAM10 gene encoding Vam10p (Protein involved in vacuole morphogenesis; acts at an early step of homotypic vacuole fusion that is required for vacuole tethering) → MLFEVFGEVLASYIVSSKTKGELAFPVNNAPPDSLVAINCVVLFLRSAIGSCSGAKELIRSSALELSCSSSCGLPATDKPGSFHSGALSKSILSANEAVVSKSSLSFLSSFVDI, encoded by the coding sequence ATGCTTTTTGAAGTATTTGGTGAAGTGTTAGCATCGTATATCGTATCGTCAAAAACTAAGGGAGAGTTGGCGTTTCCAGTGAACAATGCGCCACCGGATTCTCTTGTTGCAATAAATTGTGTAGTGCTATTCTTGAGATCAGCAATCGGATCCTGTTCAGGGGCTAAAGAATTAATAAGATCGTCAGCTTTGGAATTGTCATGCTCCTCTAGTTGCGGATTACCAGCCACCGACAAACCAGGGTCTTTCCATTCTGGCGCACTATCCAAGTCTATCTTGTCCGCAAATGAAGCTGTGGTCTCTAAAAGCTCAttgtcttttctttcttcatttgtagaTATTTGA
- the YNG1 gene encoding Yng1p (Subunit of the NuA3 histone acetyltransferase complex; this complex acetylates histone H3; contains PHD finger domain that interacts with methylated histone H3; shares significant sequence identity with the human candidate tumor suppressor p33-ING1 in C-terminal region) → MEHLANENSDSDIRYSFLSTLDHLPCELIRSLRLMQTIDLFKNEEDEPGMERACRDLLLVATYINDLVDDQIHFLKQHKKELEIQKSVTKNFNSSLENIKSKLTLEEPGAYKEPKLLLKINLKKAKSRERKESITSPTIGINQGDVTEGNNNQEEVYCFCRNVSYGPMVACDNPACPFEWFHYGCVGLKQAPKGKWYCSKDCKEIANQRSKSKRQKRRK, encoded by the coding sequence ATGGAACATCTCGCCAACGAAAACTCGGATTCGGATATCAGGTACAGTTTCCTTAGCACTTTGGATCATTTACCATGTGAACTAATAAGATCTCTTCGACTGATGCAAACAATCGACTTATTCAAGaatgaagaggatgagCCTGGTATGGAAAGGGCCTGTAGGGATCTGTTGCTGGTAGCGACTTATATTAATGATCTGGTCGATGATCAGATTCATTTCTTAAAGCAGCATAAGAAGGAACTAGAGATACAGAAGTCAGtgacaaaaaatttcaactCTTCGCTAGAGAATATCAAGTCGAAGTTGACGTTAGAAGAACCAGGAGCATATAAGGAGCCAAAACTGCTTTTAAAGATTAACTTGAAAAAGGCTAAATCGagggaaagaaaagagagcATAACTAGCCCCACAATTGGGATTAACCAGGGTGATGTAACAGAGGGTAATAATAATCAAGAGGAGGTTTATTGTTTCTGTAGGAATGTATCTTATGGGCCAATGGTGGCTTGTGATAATCCGGCTTGTCCCTTCGAGTGGTTCCATTATGGTTGCGTAGGCCTGAAACAAGCTCCCAAGGGCAAATGGTATTGTAGCAAAGATTGTAAGGAAATAGCAAACCAGAGGTCCAAGTCAAAACggcaaaaaagaagaaagtaa
- the RPL3 gene encoding 60S ribosomal protein uL3 RPL3 (Ribosomal 60S subunit protein L3; homologous to mammalian ribosomal protein L3 and bacterial L3; plays an important role in function of eIF5B in stimulating 3' end processing of 18S rRNA in context of 80S ribosomes that have not yet engaged in translation; involved in replication and maintenance of killer double stranded RNA virus) translates to MSHRKYEAPRHGHLGFLPRKRAASIRARVKAFPKDDRSKPVALTSFLGYKAGMTTIVRDLDRPGSKFHKREVVEAVTVVDTPPVVVVGVVGYVETPRGLRSLTTVWAEHLSDEVKRRFYKNWYKSKKKAFTKYSAKYAQDGAGIERELARIKKYASVVRVLVHTQIRKTPLAQKKAHLAEIQLNGGSISEKVDWAREHFEKTVAVDSVFEQNEMIDAIAVTKGHGFEGVTHRWGTKKLPRKTHRGLRKVACIGAWHPAHVMWSVARAGQRGYHSRTSINHKIYRVGKGDDEANGATSFDRTKKTITPMGGFVHYGEIKNDFIMVKGCIPGNRKRIVTLRKSLYTNTSRKALEEVSLKWIDTASKFGKGRFQTPAEKHAFMGTLKKDL, encoded by the coding sequence ATGTCTCACAGAAAGTACGAAGCACCACGTCACGGTCATTTAGGTTTCTTGCCAAGAAAGAGAGCTGCCTCCATCAGAGCTAGAGTTAAGGCTTTTCCAAAGGATGACAGATCCAAGCCAGTTGCTCTAACTTCCTTCTTGGGTTACAAGGCTGGTATGACCACCATTGTCAGAGATTTGGACAGACCAGGTTCTAAGTTCCACAAGCGTGAAGTTGTCGAAGCTGTCACCGTTGTTGACACTCCACCAGTTGTCGTTGTTGGTGTTGTCGGTTACGTCGAAACCCCAAGAGGTTTGAGATCTTTGACCACCGTCTGGGCTGAACATTTGTCTGACGAAGTCAAGAGAAGATTCTACAAGAACTGGTACAAGTCTAAGAAGAAGGCTTTCACCAAATACTCTGCCAAGTACGCTCAAGATGGTGCTGGTATTGAAAGAGAATTGGCTAGAATCAAGAAGTACGCTTCCGTCGTCAGAGTTTTGGTCCACACTCAAATCAGAAAGACTCCATTGGCTCAAAAGAAGGCTCATTTGGCTGAAATCCAATTGAACGGTGGTTCCATCTCTGAAAAGGTTGACTGGGCTCGTGAACATTTCGAAAAGACTGTTGCTGTCGACAGCgtttttgaacaaaacGAAATGATTGACGCTATTGCTGTCACCAAGGGTCACGGTTTCGAAGGTGTTACCCACAGATGGGGTACTAAGAAATTGCCAAGAAAGACTCACAGAGGTCTAAGAAAGGTTGCTTGTATTGGTGCTTGGCATCCAGCCCACGTTATGTGGAGTGTTGCCAGAGCTGGTCAAAGAGGTTACCATTCCAGAACCTCCATTAACCACAAGATTTACAGAGTCGGTAAGGGTGATGATGAAGCTAACGGTGCTACCAGCTTCGACAGAACCAAGAAGACTATTACCCCAATGGGTGGTTTCGTCCACTACGGTGAAATTAAGAACGACTTCATCATGGTTAAAGGTTGTATCCCAGGTAACAGAAAGAGAATTGTTACTTTGAGAAAGTCTTTGTACACCAACACTTCTAGAAAGGCTTTGGAAGAAGTCAGCTTGAAGTGGATTGACACTGCTTCTAAGTTCGGTAAGGGTAGATTCCAAACCCCAGCTGAAAAGCATGCTTTCATGGGtactttgaagaaggaCTTGTAA